One Bythopirellula goksoeyrii genomic window, AACCGCAAGCGAGAGGTTGAGCGTAAGGAGCAAGTAGGCAAACTGGCGAATCATAGGAGTACTTTCTTTAATTTGTCACAGGGCGGGCAAAGTTTACCTGCACAGTTTCCTCAGCGCACCACTGGCGAATTTCTTCTGCTGAGACCGCTGTGACATGGCCGTCGCCATAGAGATAATTGGCCAGGTTGCCTGGATGTCGCTCTGCAGCGACTTCGGCCGAGAACGCATTCCAAACAAGTGGTTGGTCGGCAGTGCGATAGTGAACGTTGTACCAATTGAACCAATCCCAAGTGTGTGTGTGATCGACATCGACCTTATCACCCGCCTCGAACATCAGAATCGCGCGAGAAGTCTCGGCGATATCCCAGAGGTTTCTTACAGGCTCGAAACCCTCGACGCCGATGTCGACTGCCAGAAATCCGTTGAGCACATAACTGGTCTCGCGATCACGCAATCGCTCCTCTCCTCGTGGGTCCTCTGGGCAGATACGAATCGAATCAACGCTTTCCAGGTGTGGTGCCAGAGTATAAATCCAGGATTGCTTGTCCCCAGAATCGTGGCCGTCCACCTTGGGCAGTTCGCCGTCGTGGGCGTTCGCGAATTGGTGAATCGCCAGTCCGATCTGGCGCATATTATTAGAGCATTGAGTCCGCCTGGCAGCCGCCCTCGCGGCCTGCACGGCCGGTAGCAGTAGTCCAATCAATACTCCTATGATGGCGATCACCACCAAGAGTTCTACGAGCGTAAAAGCTTTGTGTGCGCGCACGTGTTCACCCCATGAAGACATTAAATACATTACAAAACACGAGTAAGAATCGAATCACAACACGCAAATAACTGCGCAGCAATTCACAGAACCTCAAGGCAAAGAAACTACGATCTAACAGAGATGCGTAGCATGCCCACTAGAATTAGCAGGTTGGGGGTCCACGACCTGGGTGGATCCCCAGGAGAGGGGAGACATAGGAGGAGGCCATGGCCGGAGGAATCGTGGGAACGACGTCCACACAGTCACTAGCCACTTGAAAAACAAATTGCGATTGAGCCTGTACTAAAAAAGCACAAATGGGGCAATCTTCTTCAGCGAGGACTAGCTGGGCTTGGTCCTCTTGATCGCTTTGCGAATTGGAGCCGAAGTATGATGGTGAACGGTGATTCCCGTGGGCAACGAAACTATCAAAGGAGGATGAATCAGTCGATTGATGACAAACTCCGTCATGGCAGTGTCCGCAGCCCCATAGAGAGTGCAGCCCATATCCCAATACACCAGCAGCACCATAAACTGCTAAGAGCAATCCGGCGACTAGGGGAAGATATCTCGAAGAAAACTGCACGTTCATACTGTTCAAATCTATCCAGCGGGAGAGCATAGGTCAAGCGATTTCTCCGCACAATCTGATGGTCCTCTCCACAACTGCTGCAGATTTCGATTGTCCATCGGTGCATTGGCTGGGGTAATTCATCATTCAAGCGATCTGAGGGTGTTCGGGGATTCGCTCTTAGCCTTCCGGGCCAAGTATTCACATAGTAAGGGTAGAAAGATGCCGTGGCAGTTGAGGCTGCCACGGCAATCTCATGCTCAGCGACTAGACTCTGCAAGAGCGGGGTCGTTGCGACACTACCATGCCTAGCACGCCAATAAGCCCTACTGCTAGGGTCGTGGGTTCAGGCACATGTTGAACGTCAAAGAAAAATCTGCCTGAGTTTCCAAAGTTTCCTGATAGATCAACTAGCTGAAACTCAGCCCAATAGTGACCCACGGGAGCTGATTGGTCTACCCAAAGCACGGGCGTCAATGAAAACATTTCATTCCCATTCCCTACGTGTTGATCTGCGAACTGAAACGCGTCAGGTTCGGTAGGAGTACCAATTTTCAGGTCCGATGAGCTTACACCTAAGACCTGTAAATGGATATGAGCTTCATCAAACGAGCCGTTCCAGCGACCGCCACTGCTGTTGAACAGCACGTCGTCCACCCCACTCAAGCTCTGCACGTTCGCCATTTCGAGATTGGAGTACTCGAGTCCTGAAACGTAATTTGTCGCGGCTTTCCCTGTGTAGGCACCGCTCCCTGGAAGCAAGGGCAATGGCTCCAGGTTCGTGTAGGTTTCAGGTATCCGATTGTTTCCATTGGTGTCGAGCAGCATGGGAGTTGCCGCTGTACCGGAATAGGAATAAGACCCAATTCCATGAAAATGGTTTCCATGATGGAACAATAAGGTAAGGCGATTGTGATTGGGATTATCTGGATATGCCCCGCCGCCATCGCCGCTAGGTGCGTCGAATGGCGTAGAGCGGCTATCGACACCCACAAAGAACTCAGCAGACTGGGCAGTTTCAAATGGCCACGACCAAGTCCAGGTAGCAACAACGATAAGTGTGAATGATAACAATTTCTTCATCAGTAGACTCCTTAATTGAAATTTACAGTAAATACGTGATTTACAAGGCCAGCCATGGAGTTGGTTGAAATCAGCGCTAAGATCAGCCGAAACGCACAAAACTCGCATTTGCAAATCATTTGCACAAATATAATGCAGATGCAATCAGATTGCAACAATGGGTTTGAAGAATTTGCCGAGAATCCGCCGCAATTGCCTGAGGAGATTTCACACGAGAGCAGAGCCAAGAGGCCCTATCAAGACCGACTACATTTTCCGCAGTGACCGCGCAGCAGCACTTCTGTAATCTGGCCTAATTTATCCCGCCGGGGTCCACGGCTGGGAGTAAGTTGAAAAGAGAAAGAATCCAAGCAGGTTACCTTGCCGCAATCTACGCACATGAAGTGCGGGTGTTCCAGTTCATCGGGACTAGATGAAGAGCGAAACTCAAATCGACGAACTTGGTCGCCGAGATCAAGTTTGGAGAAGAGGCCAGCGTCGGCCAATTCAAGCAGAACACGATAAATCGTCGATTGATCGAAAGCAGACTCACTCAGTGCGTCTGTGACTTCTCCGTGACTCGCAGGCTTTCCTGAGTCTGCCAGGTATCGCAGAACCGCTACACGAGCCGAGGTGCTACGGAGGCCAGACTCTCTCAGAATACCTTTGGCCCAGGCGACGTCGTGTTTTACATCGGTAGGCATAACCAAATCCATTTAGAAACTAATTCCATACGGCATTAGAGCGTTATTGCAGGTGAATTGCAAATGCAATTTACAGTTCACTCATTCTTGTCAATGCCACGGATCGTGAGATTCCATCCCCATCCAAAAGGCGCTGGGTAAGAGAAAACCAGGACAACTAGCTTTCCTAGTTCTGCTTACGATTGAGAATCACGGTTGAGACCGTCTAGGAGAACCACTTTGAACCCCTTGAGATGAAGCACGTTCGACACGCAGATTGACCTCATTATTCTCTTCCTCAATTGTCGCAGAGAGAGGAGAAAGTCCGAGTTGCGAAAACCGGATATCGACTACTGAGGACTCTTCAGTGTGAGAGGATTCATGAGTGTGGTCTCCAGGAGGTACGGCTCCAGAGCTAAAGTGCTGCACGATCACAACTCCATGCCGGCCCGCGACGGCACCATCGTCGTTGGTGAAAGTGCCCAAGACGAAGCGTCCCTGTTGATCAATTTTTCCACGAGCGGAGGGACCGGACTTCTCGGGAATGAATTCGATGACTCCGAAACGTACGGGCGTGCCATCAGCAAATTCAACCGTGCCGACTACAGGAAAGGTTGAGGGACGAGAATCACCACAACCGGAAAGCAATAGCAGTGAAAGAAAACATGC contains:
- a CDS encoding all3515 family Zur-repressed PEP-CTERM protein, with the translated sequence MKKLLSFTLIVVATWTWSWPFETAQSAEFFVGVDSRSTPFDAPSGDGGGAYPDNPNHNRLTLLFHHGNHFHGIGSYSYSGTAATPMLLDTNGNNRIPETYTNLEPLPLLPGSGAYTGKAATNYVSGLEYSNLEMANVQSLSGVDDVLFNSSGGRWNGSFDEAHIHLQVLGVSSSDLKIGTPTEPDAFQFADQHVGNGNEMFSLTPVLWVDQSAPVGHYWAEFQLVDLSGNFGNSGRFFFDVQHVPEPTTLAVGLIGVLGMVVSQRPRSCRV
- a CDS encoding Fur family transcriptional regulator, encoding MPTDVKHDVAWAKGILRESGLRSTSARVAVLRYLADSGKPASHGEVTDALSESAFDQSTIYRVLLELADAGLFSKLDLGDQVRRFEFRSSSSPDELEHPHFMCVDCGKVTCLDSFSFQLTPSRGPRRDKLGQITEVLLRGHCGKCSRS